The following coding sequences are from one Streptomyces sp. NBC_01294 window:
- a CDS encoding small ribosomal subunit Rsm22 family protein: MNASTPTSAETLRTALGGLLDGLPPKQAASAVERLIANYRGRTPTDAPVLRDRSDVAAYAAYRMPATFEAVRAALDALAEAAPDWAPGSHVDVGGGTGAATWAVDATWDGPRETTVLDWAEPALALGRELAAASPSEALRGAEWRRAVIGAGLNLPDADLVTVSYVLGELNPAARTAVVAEAARAGRAVVLIEPGTPEGYLRIREARDQLLEAGLRVAAPCPHDGTCPIEVGQDWCHFSARVSRSSLHRQVKGGSLPYEDEKFSYVAATRFPTEPAASRITRRPQIRKGLVLLELCGPEEGDGSGLTRVNVTKRHGDLYKAARDADWGQAWPPSQEG, encoded by the coding sequence GTGAACGCCTCCACCCCCACCTCCGCCGAAACCCTCCGCACGGCCCTCGGCGGCCTCCTCGACGGCCTCCCCCCGAAGCAGGCCGCGTCCGCCGTCGAACGCCTCATCGCCAACTACCGGGGGCGGACCCCCACCGACGCACCCGTGCTCCGCGACCGCTCCGACGTGGCGGCGTACGCGGCGTACCGGATGCCGGCCACCTTCGAGGCCGTACGGGCCGCCCTGGACGCGCTGGCCGAGGCGGCGCCCGACTGGGCACCGGGCTCGCACGTGGACGTGGGCGGCGGCACCGGCGCCGCGACCTGGGCGGTGGACGCCACGTGGGACGGCCCGCGGGAGACCACCGTGCTGGACTGGGCGGAGCCGGCGCTGGCCCTCGGCCGGGAACTGGCGGCGGCCTCCCCCTCGGAGGCGCTGCGCGGGGCCGAGTGGCGGCGGGCCGTCATCGGCGCGGGGCTGAACCTCCCCGACGCCGACCTGGTGACGGTGTCGTACGTACTCGGCGAGCTGAACCCCGCGGCGCGCACGGCCGTCGTCGCCGAGGCGGCGCGGGCCGGCCGGGCCGTGGTGCTCATCGAGCCGGGCACGCCCGAGGGGTACCTGCGCATCCGCGAGGCACGCGACCAGCTGCTCGAGGCCGGGCTGCGGGTCGCCGCCCCGTGCCCGCACGACGGGACCTGCCCGATCGAGGTGGGTCAGGACTGGTGCCACTTCTCGGCGCGGGTCAGCCGCTCCTCCCTGCACCGGCAGGTCAAGGGCGGCTCGCTGCCGTACGAGGACGAGAAGTTCAGCTACGTCGCCGCGACCCGCTTCCCGACGGAGCCGGCCGCCTCCCGGATCACACGGAGGCCGCAGATCCGGAAGGGGCTCGTCCTGCTGGAACTGTGCGGTCCCGAGGAGGGCGACGGGTCAGGCCTGACCCGGGTCAACGTGACCAAGCGCCACGGGGACCTCTACAAGGCCGCGCGGGACGCCGACTGGGGCCAGGCCTGGCCGCCCTCGCAGGAGGGCTAG
- a CDS encoding Bcr/CflA family multidrug efflux MFS transporter, with protein sequence MPERGPATAPSHDSSPESPSAPTTKAPLTAARRTGLLVTFILGGLSALPPLSMDMYLPALPQVTDVLNSPAATIQLTLTACLAGMALGQLVIGPMSDQWGRRRPLLTGMVVYVLATAMCALAPTAELLIAFRLLQGLAGAAAVVIARAVVRDLYDGDEMARFFSTLMLISGAAPIVAPLIGGQVLRFSDWRGVFVVLTAIGAVLTLLVWRRLDETLPPERRHTGGVGSALRTMRGLLGDRVFTGYTLTGGFAFAVLFSYIAASPFVMQEIYGASPQSFALLFGLNSVGLIAVGQINGKLLVGRVSLDKALAVGLATVLTAAVSLLLMSTGVFGEVGLVPIAAALFVLMSAMGIVLPNTNAQALMRTPHAAGSASALLGTSSFLVGAIASPLVGIAGEHTAVPMAIVQLSCALLALTTFLTLCRPWQSRSVSAA encoded by the coding sequence ATGCCGGAGAGAGGCCCCGCGACGGCACCCTCGCACGACTCGTCGCCCGAATCGCCCTCCGCCCCCACCACCAAGGCGCCCCTGACGGCCGCACGCCGCACGGGCCTGCTCGTCACCTTCATACTCGGCGGGCTCTCCGCCCTCCCGCCGCTGTCCATGGACATGTACCTGCCGGCCCTGCCGCAGGTCACCGACGTCCTGAACAGCCCGGCCGCGACGATCCAGCTCACCCTGACCGCCTGTCTCGCCGGCATGGCCCTGGGCCAGCTCGTCATCGGCCCGATGAGCGACCAGTGGGGCCGCCGCCGGCCCCTGCTCACCGGCATGGTCGTCTACGTCCTGGCCACCGCGATGTGCGCCCTCGCCCCGACCGCGGAGCTGCTGATCGCCTTCCGGCTGCTCCAGGGCCTGGCCGGCGCCGCCGCCGTCGTCATCGCACGGGCCGTCGTACGCGACCTGTACGACGGGGACGAGATGGCCCGCTTCTTCTCCACCCTGATGCTCATCTCCGGGGCCGCCCCGATCGTCGCCCCGCTCATCGGCGGCCAGGTGCTCCGCTTCTCCGACTGGCGCGGGGTGTTCGTCGTCCTCACCGCCATCGGCGCGGTGCTCACCCTGCTGGTCTGGCGCCGGCTCGACGAGACCCTGCCGCCCGAGCGGCGGCACACCGGCGGCGTCGGCTCCGCGCTGCGGACCATGCGCGGCCTGCTCGGCGACCGCGTGTTCACCGGCTACACCCTGACCGGCGGCTTCGCCTTCGCGGTGCTCTTCTCCTACATCGCCGCCTCACCCTTCGTGATGCAGGAGATCTACGGGGCTTCGCCGCAGTCCTTCGCGCTGCTCTTCGGCCTCAACTCCGTCGGCCTGATCGCCGTCGGCCAGATCAACGGCAAGCTGCTGGTCGGCCGGGTCAGCCTGGACAAGGCCCTGGCCGTGGGGCTCGCGACCGTCCTGACCGCCGCGGTGTCCCTGCTGCTGATGTCGACCGGGGTGTTCGGGGAGGTCGGGCTGGTCCCGATCGCGGCCGCGCTGTTCGTGCTGATGTCGGCGATGGGCATCGTGCTGCCGAACACCAACGCACAGGCCCTGATGCGGACCCCGCACGCGGCCGGCTCGGCCTCGGCGCTGCTCGGCACCTCCTCGTTCCTGGTCGGCGCGATCGCCTCACCCCTGGTCGGCATCGCGGGCGAGCACACGGCGGTCCCGATGGCGATCGTCCAGCTCTCCTGCGCCCTCCTGGCCCTGACCACCTTCCTCACCCTCTGCCGCCCCTGGCAGAGCCGCAGCGTTTCCGCAGCCTGA
- a CDS encoding SDR family oxidoreductase: MDESTKKIAVVTGAGSGIGRSVALTLAAAGWAVAVAGRRTEPLEETAAAAGAGADVLCVRADVSDPDDVAGLFESVRTRYGRLDLLFNNAGTFGPGGVALEDLTYEAWRSVVDVNLTGAFLCAQAAFRQMKQQDPQGGRIINNGSISAHVPRPHSVAYTATKHAMTGLTKSLSLDGRPYRIACGQIDIGNAATEMTERMQTGILQANGQLAVEPVMDAADVARTVLHMAELPLEANVQFATVMATSMPYIGRG, encoded by the coding sequence ATGGACGAAAGTACGAAGAAGATCGCGGTGGTGACCGGTGCCGGCTCCGGGATCGGCCGCTCCGTGGCCCTGACCCTGGCCGCGGCGGGATGGGCCGTGGCCGTGGCCGGCCGCCGGACCGAGCCGCTGGAGGAGACCGCCGCGGCGGCCGGGGCCGGCGCGGACGTGCTGTGCGTACGGGCGGACGTGAGCGATCCGGACGACGTGGCTGGGCTGTTCGAGTCGGTACGCACCCGGTACGGACGCCTCGACCTGCTCTTCAACAACGCGGGAACCTTCGGGCCGGGCGGGGTCGCACTGGAGGACCTCACCTACGAGGCCTGGCGCTCGGTCGTGGACGTCAACCTGACCGGTGCCTTCCTCTGCGCGCAGGCCGCCTTCCGGCAGATGAAGCAGCAGGACCCGCAGGGCGGCCGCATCATCAACAACGGCTCCATCTCGGCGCACGTGCCGCGCCCTCACTCCGTCGCCTACACCGCGACCAAGCACGCGATGACGGGCCTGACGAAGTCCCTGTCGCTGGACGGGCGGCCGTACCGGATCGCCTGCGGCCAGATTGACATCGGCAACGCGGCGACCGAGATGACCGAGCGGATGCAGACCGGCATCCTCCAGGCCAACGGGCAGCTGGCCGTCGAACCGGTGATGGACGCCGCCGACGTGGCCCGCACGGTCCTGCACATGGCGGAGCTGCCGCTGGAGGCGAACGTGCAGTTCGCGACGGTGATGGCGACGTCGATGCCGTACATCGGCCGCGGCTGA
- a CDS encoding PhzF family phenazine biosynthesis protein, with product MTDIEVLRYTAFSRDPDGGNPAGVVPDAAGLDADAMLAIAAGLGYSETAFLTAPPEGLGGEQGRSFTVRYFSPKAEVPFCGHATVATAVALAERIGPGELLFATRAGTVPVSVTSEDGRLRATLTSVEPHTEEIGAADLAEALAALDWPQADLDPAFPPRIAYAGARHLVLGAGTRARLADLAYDFARLEALMRRLDLTTVQLVFRAGPAEFHVRNPFPVGGVVEDPATGAAAAAFGAYARELGLIPADAVLTLHQGEDLGRPGVLTVELREGEARVRVGGEAVRIA from the coding sequence ATGACCGATATCGAGGTACTGCGCTACACCGCCTTCTCCCGCGACCCGGACGGCGGCAACCCCGCCGGGGTCGTGCCCGACGCGGCCGGGCTGGACGCGGACGCGATGCTGGCGATCGCCGCCGGGCTGGGATACAGCGAGACGGCCTTCCTGACCGCGCCGCCCGAGGGGCTCGGCGGCGAGCAGGGGCGGTCCTTCACCGTGCGCTACTTCAGTCCGAAGGCGGAGGTCCCGTTCTGCGGGCACGCGACCGTGGCCACCGCCGTGGCGCTGGCGGAGCGGATCGGGCCGGGGGAGCTGCTGTTCGCCACCCGGGCGGGGACCGTGCCGGTGTCCGTCACCTCCGAGGACGGGCGGCTGCGGGCCACGCTGACCAGCGTCGAGCCGCACACCGAGGAGATCGGCGCCGCCGACCTCGCCGAGGCGCTGGCCGCGCTGGACTGGCCGCAGGCCGACCTGGACCCGGCGTTCCCGCCCAGGATCGCCTACGCCGGGGCCCGGCACCTGGTGCTCGGCGCCGGGACCCGGGCCCGGCTCGCGGACCTCGCGTACGACTTCGCCCGGCTGGAGGCCCTGATGCGGCGCCTGGACCTCACCACGGTCCAGCTCGTGTTCCGGGCGGGTCCGGCGGAGTTCCACGTACGGAACCCCTTCCCGGTCGGCGGCGTCGTGGAGGACCCGGCCACGGGAGCCGCCGCGGCCGCCTTCGGGGCGTACGCCCGGGAGCTCGGCCTGATTCCGGCGGACGCCGTGCTCACCCTCCACCAGGGCGAGGACCTGGGCCGCCCGGGCGTGCTCACGGTGGAACTGCGCGAGGGGGAGGCGCGGGTGCGGGTGGGTGGCGAAGCCGTACGGATCGCGTGA
- a CDS encoding GNAT family N-acetyltransferase, protein MRVLGFVEAEVPAALARQVAVLEAGVWPGSAPGHDPALAPRVMLLVDGAGAVAAALALLYKEIPLAGRTYRAAGLSAVVTRPELRGRGLGGRLVAAAHAELAADPAVDVALFSCDRPLAPFYEAAGFAQLPGTVLVGGTPGEPLATDAPGFDKAVLAAFFTDTADRDREAFTGVRVPLHSGPVDRLW, encoded by the coding sequence ATGCGTGTGCTCGGCTTTGTCGAGGCGGAGGTGCCCGCGGCCTTGGCCCGGCAGGTGGCCGTGCTGGAGGCGGGGGTGTGGCCGGGGTCCGCCCCGGGCCACGATCCGGCGCTCGCCCCGCGGGTGATGCTGCTGGTGGACGGGGCCGGGGCGGTCGCCGCCGCGTTGGCCCTGCTGTACAAGGAGATCCCGCTCGCCGGGCGGACGTACCGGGCGGCCGGACTCAGCGCGGTCGTCACCCGGCCGGAGCTGCGCGGCCGCGGGCTCGGCGGCCGGCTGGTCGCCGCGGCGCACGCCGAACTGGCGGCGGACCCGGCCGTGGACGTGGCGCTGTTCAGCTGCGACCGACCGCTGGCGCCGTTCTACGAGGCGGCCGGCTTCGCGCAGCTGCCCGGCACGGTGCTGGTGGGCGGGACCCCCGGGGAGCCGCTGGCCACCGACGCCCCGGGCTTCGACAAGGCGGTGCTGGCGGCCTTCTTCACGGACACCGCGGACCGGGACCGCGAGGCCTTCACCGGGGTCCGGGTCCCGCTCCACTCCGGACCCGTCGACCGGCTGTGGTGA
- the efeU gene encoding iron uptake transporter permease EfeU has translation MFGNYLIGLREGLEASLVVCILVVYLVKTGRRDALRPVWLGIAIACAISLAFGAMLEFGTQELTFEAQELLGGGLSIVSVCLVTWMVFWMKRTARHLKAELHGKLDAALAMGTGALVATAFLAVGREGLETALFVWASVRASGEGSSAPLIGVLLGIATAVVLGYLFYRGALTINLAKFFQWTGGMLVVVAAGVLAYGIHDLQEARFLGGLADKAFDVSAAVPPDSWYGTVLKGVFNFQPDPTVLQLTVWALYVVPVLVLFLVDRRRPAGAQAQPADAAPAG, from the coding sequence GTGTTCGGCAACTATCTGATCGGCCTGCGCGAGGGGCTGGAGGCCAGCCTGGTCGTCTGCATCCTCGTCGTGTACCTGGTGAAGACCGGGCGCCGGGACGCCCTGCGTCCGGTGTGGCTCGGCATCGCCATCGCCTGCGCGATCTCGCTCGCCTTCGGCGCGATGCTCGAATTCGGCACCCAGGAGCTGACCTTCGAGGCACAGGAGCTGCTGGGCGGCGGCCTGTCGATCGTCTCCGTGTGCCTGGTGACGTGGATGGTCTTCTGGATGAAGCGCACCGCGCGCCATCTGAAGGCCGAGCTGCACGGCAAGCTCGACGCGGCGCTGGCCATGGGCACCGGCGCACTGGTCGCCACCGCCTTCCTGGCCGTCGGCCGCGAGGGGCTGGAGACCGCGCTGTTCGTGTGGGCGTCGGTACGGGCCAGCGGCGAGGGCTCCTCGGCGCCGCTGATCGGCGTGCTGCTGGGGATCGCCACGGCGGTCGTGCTGGGGTACCTCTTCTACCGGGGCGCCTTGACGATCAATCTGGCGAAGTTCTTCCAGTGGACCGGCGGCATGCTGGTGGTCGTGGCCGCGGGCGTGCTCGCGTACGGCATCCACGACCTCCAGGAGGCCCGCTTCCTGGGCGGCCTGGCCGACAAGGCCTTCGACGTCAGCGCGGCCGTCCCGCCGGACAGCTGGTACGGAACCGTGCTCAAGGGCGTCTTCAACTTCCAGCCGGACCCCACCGTCCTGCAGCTCACGGTGTGGGCGCTGTACGTGGTCCCCGTGCTGGTGCTGTTCCTCGTCGACCGCCGCCGCCCGGCCGGGGCGCAGGCGCAGCCCGCGGACGCCGCGCCCGCCGGCTGA
- a CDS encoding heme ABC transporter ATP-binding protein yields MTSKLTGLLTRTRRTVPARPAPGDAFAEVVGLHVRLGQREVLAGIDLTARAGEVLALVGPNGAGKSTLLAALAADLPAASGVIRIDGRPVGDWSAPDLALRRSVLPQSAALSFPFPVEDVVRMGRAPWAGTPFAEGDDRAVAAAMAATEVTDFAARPFSALSGGERARVALARVLAQRAPLLLLDEPTAALDLRHQELVLRICRERAEAGDAVVVVLHDLGLAAAYADRAAVLHDGRIAADGPPAEVFEDALLSRVYRQPVEVLPHPRTGAPLVVPVRGAAPATPSAPSEQWPAEPGLTAI; encoded by the coding sequence GTGACCAGCAAGCTGACCGGGCTGCTCACCCGCACGCGCAGGACCGTCCCGGCCCGGCCCGCCCCGGGTGACGCCTTCGCCGAAGTCGTCGGCCTGCACGTCCGGCTGGGGCAGCGCGAGGTCCTCGCCGGCATCGACCTGACCGCCCGCGCCGGTGAGGTGCTGGCCCTGGTCGGCCCGAACGGCGCGGGCAAGTCAACCCTGTTGGCCGCGCTCGCCGCCGACCTGCCCGCCGCCTCCGGGGTGATCCGGATCGACGGCCGCCCGGTGGGCGACTGGAGCGCCCCGGACCTCGCGCTGCGCCGCTCCGTGCTGCCCCAGTCGGCCGCGCTGTCCTTCCCCTTCCCGGTGGAGGACGTCGTACGGATGGGCCGCGCGCCCTGGGCCGGCACCCCCTTCGCCGAGGGCGACGACCGGGCGGTGGCCGCCGCCATGGCCGCCACGGAGGTCACTGACTTCGCCGCGCGCCCCTTCTCCGCCCTCTCCGGCGGTGAGCGGGCCCGGGTCGCGCTGGCCCGCGTACTGGCCCAGCGGGCCCCGCTGCTACTGCTCGACGAGCCCACCGCCGCACTCGACCTGCGCCACCAGGAACTCGTGCTGCGCATCTGCCGGGAGCGGGCCGAGGCCGGCGACGCGGTCGTCGTCGTCCTGCACGACCTGGGGCTGGCCGCCGCCTACGCGGACCGGGCCGCCGTCCTGCACGACGGGCGGATCGCCGCGGACGGGCCGCCCGCCGAGGTGTTCGAGGACGCTCTGCTCAGCCGGGTCTACCGGCAGCCGGTCGAGGTACTCCCGCACCCGCGCACCGGGGCCCCGCTCGTGGTCCCCGTACGCGGAGCCGCACCGGCCACGCCGTCCGCACCGTCCGAACAGTGGCCCGCGGAGCCGGGTTTGACCGCGATTTGA
- a CDS encoding FecCD family ABC transporter permease: MPEATGPATAGSVKQRRSRRAPLLTAALTATLLLLALLSAGVGAYDIPLGDVLASVQHHLGLGGAPLDRVGESVLWNVRLPRVVLALLVGASLGCAGALMQGVFGNPLAEPGVIGISAGAAVGAVAAIGLGLSFFGNWTITVCAFVAGLITVSAVYLLSRNGGKTEVVTLILTGIAVNAFAGALIGLFVFFADSGQVNQITFWQLGSLAQATWPKVLAVLPCALAGLLVAPLYARRLDLLALGERPARHLGIDVERLRLALILVVALLTAAAVAVAGVITFIGLLVPHLLRMANGPGHRFLVPGSALAGAVVLVGGDLAARTLAQPAELPLGVLTALIGSPFFFWLLRRTRRKQGGWA, from the coding sequence CTGCCGGAGGCAACCGGCCCCGCCACAGCCGGATCCGTCAAGCAGCGGCGCAGCCGAAGGGCCCCGCTGCTCACCGCCGCGCTCACCGCGACCCTGCTCCTCCTCGCCCTGCTCTCCGCAGGAGTCGGCGCCTACGACATCCCCCTCGGCGACGTACTCGCCTCCGTCCAGCACCACCTGGGCCTCGGCGGCGCCCCCCTCGACCGGGTCGGCGAGAGCGTGCTGTGGAACGTACGCCTCCCCCGCGTCGTCCTCGCCCTGCTCGTCGGCGCCAGCCTCGGCTGCGCGGGCGCCCTCATGCAGGGCGTCTTCGGCAACCCCCTCGCCGAACCCGGCGTCATCGGGATCTCGGCCGGCGCCGCCGTCGGCGCGGTCGCCGCCATCGGCCTCGGCCTCAGTTTCTTCGGCAACTGGACCATCACCGTCTGCGCGTTCGTCGCGGGCCTGATCACCGTCAGCGCCGTCTACCTCCTCTCCCGCAACGGCGGGAAGACCGAGGTCGTCACGCTCATCCTCACCGGCATCGCCGTCAACGCCTTCGCCGGCGCCCTCATCGGCCTGTTCGTCTTCTTCGCGGACAGCGGCCAGGTCAACCAGATCACCTTCTGGCAGCTCGGCTCCCTCGCCCAGGCCACCTGGCCCAAGGTGCTCGCCGTCCTCCCCTGCGCCCTCGCCGGCCTGCTCGTCGCCCCCCTCTACGCCCGCCGGCTCGACCTGCTCGCACTCGGCGAACGGCCCGCCCGCCACCTGGGCATCGACGTGGAACGGCTGCGCCTCGCCCTCATCCTGGTCGTCGCGCTGCTCACCGCCGCCGCCGTCGCCGTCGCCGGCGTCATCACCTTCATCGGCCTGCTCGTCCCGCACCTGCTGCGGATGGCCAACGGCCCCGGCCACCGCTTCCTGGTCCCCGGCAGCGCCCTCGCCGGCGCCGTGGTCCTGGTCGGCGGCGACCTCGCCGCCCGGACCCTCGCCCAGCCGGCCGAGCTGCCGCTCGGCGTCCTGACCGCTCTGATCGGCAGCCCGTTCTTCTTCTGGCTGCTGCGCCGCACCCGCCGCAAGCAAGGAGGTTGGGCGTGA